In Camelina sativa cultivar DH55 chromosome 16, Cs, whole genome shotgun sequence, a single window of DNA contains:
- the LOC104752667 gene encoding 60S acidic ribosomal protein P2-1-like, whose product MKVIAAFLLAVLSGKASPTSSDIKDILGSVGAETEDSQIELLLKEVKGKDLTELIAAGREKLASVPSGGGGVAMSSAPSAGGGGGGAPAAESKKEEKKEEKEESDDDMGFSLFE is encoded by the exons ATGAAGGTTATCGCCGCGTTTTTGCTCGCCGTTTTGAGTGGGAAAGCTTCCCCAACCAGTTCCGATATCAAGGATATTCTCGGATCAG TTGGTGCTGAGACAGAGGACTCTCAGATTGAGCTTTTGTTGAAGGAAGTGAAAGGAAAAGACTTGACTGAGCTTATTGCTGCTGGAAGGGAGAAGCTTGCTTCAGTGCcctctggtggtggtggtgttgctATGTCTTCTGCTCCATCCGCTGGAGGAGGTGGCGGTGGTGCCCCTGCAGCTGAgtccaagaaagaagagaagaaggaagagaaggaggaaTCCGATGAT GACATGGGTTTCAGTCTATTCGAGTAA
- the LOC104752669 gene encoding uncharacterized protein At2g27730, mitochondrial — translation MAARNALRIVSRRFSSGKVLSEEEKAAENVFIKKMEQEKLEKIARQGPGEQAAGSASEAKAASGATSTAESGPKVSEDKNRNYAVVAGVVTIFGAIGWYLKSGGKKQPEVQE, via the exons ATGGCGGCCAGAAATGCTTTGAGAATTGTGTCTCGTAGGTTCTCTAGTGGCAAAGTTCTTAGCGAAGAGGAGAAAGCTGCTGAGAACGTTTTCATTAAG AAAATGGAGCAGGAGAAGCTTGAGAAGATAGCCAGACAG GGTCCGGGAGAACAAGCAGCAGGGTCAGCAAGTGAAGCAAAGGCCGCTAGTGGTGCAACATCAACAGCTGAGTCAGGCCCAAAGGTGTCAGAAGACAAGAACAGAAACTATGCGGTGGTGGCAGGTGTGGTGACTATTTTCGGTGCAATTGGTTGGTACCTGAAATCAGGTGGAAAGAAGCAGCCAGAGGTCCAAGAGTAA